The DNA window CATTTGATTCACAACTGCATCCAGCTTGTCGAAACTCTCTTCCCAGAATTGGCGATAGCCAATCGCCCAGTCGCTGATTGTCTTTATCGCCTCTGGCCTAAGCGTGCAAATACTCTCTCGTCCACGCTTCGTCTTGACTACAATCCGCGCCCGCACCAGGTAGGCAATATGTTTTGAAATCATCTGCTGCGAGAGTGCAAACGGTTTCGTCAATCCATGCACAGAGGCAGGCCCACGTGAAAGCCGTTCGATCATCGCCCGACGGGTTGGATCAGACAAAGCCGCAAATGTTGTACCGAGACTATCCACAACCATATGGTAGTGGATTTTCTATCGATGTCAAGTGTGAATTTCGCGATTCCTGAACCCAGCCTCATTCACCTGACGATGAAAGTGCGCACCGCAACCTGCGCAGGAGCGCGAGCCGCCAAGGTTGCGGCGCCGACATCAGGTGCCGGAAGAATGCGGATTGCCTCTGGAGCCTGTTCTCGATGCGCCACCGGCTTGTCGGGCAAGTGATCTTTGCAGTTGACTTTCGAGCGACTTTCGCGGCGAGTGGTAAATCGCCAATGCGCTCATCGGCACCGGTTTGTACCGATAAGTCGGCCAGTGTAGAGTGATCGTCAACAAGCACCAGCGACGCGATCAGTCAAAGAGTGGGTCCCGGATCTGCGGAAATTAAAAGCTTTGATCTCAACCTGTGCGTTTCGCTTGATGCGAGAGAGGCAAAGTGTGGGCGAGGTGG is part of the Terriglobia bacterium genome and encodes:
- a CDS encoding metalloregulator ArsR/SmtB family transcription factor; this encodes MVVDSLGTTFAALSDPTRRAMIERLSRGPASVHGLTKPFALSQQMISKHIAYLVRARIVVKTKRGRESICTLRPEAIKTISDWAIGYRQFWEESFDKLDAVVNQMKKAEVGHDKKHVE